The genomic interval CCCCTGGTTCTTGCGGGCACCTTCACAGCCTCGATCAAGAAACTGCTAGAGCTGCGGCGCTGGTCGGGTTGGATCACCCCTGCTAGCGGTGTGTTGCTGGTGGGGTTTGGCGTCTTCTCGATTTTGCTGCGGGTGTTGCCCAGTGGTGCCTAAGGCTGGCACATCCCTGATTCCCCTATCCTTTGATTTGACATCCCATGGCTGAGACTTCATCTTCCAACGTGTTTTCTAGGGCGATCGCTGCCCTGCGTCGCTATGTGACCCAAGACATGGTGCCCCTGTTGGCCGATCTGCGGTTGGCGATCGCGTTGCTGTTGGCGATCGCCGTATTTAGTATTTCCGGCACGGTAATTGAGCAGGGCGAGTCCCTTAGCTTTTACCAAGCCAACTATCCCGAAGCCCCGGCCCTGTTTGGATTTCTGTCCTGGAAGGTGATTTTAACCTTGGGATTGGATCACGTCTATCGCACCTGGTGGTTCTTGGCGCTGCTGATTTTGTTGGGAGGTAGCCTCACCGCCTGCACCTTTACCCGTCAGTTGCCCTCTTTGAAAGCGGCGCAAACCTGGCGCTATTATGATCAACCTCGCCAGTTTGAGAAGCTGGCCCTGAGTACGGAGATGTCGGAGGGCAGTCTAGAGACCCTAGAACCGTTGCTGCGACAGAAGCGCTACCTCACCTTTCAAGAGGGTCAGACGCTCTATGCCCGTAAAGGGATTGCCGGGCGGATTGGCCCAATTGTGGTTCATGCCAGTATGTTGATCATTTTGGGCGGCGCAATTTGGGGCGCGATGACCGGCTTCTTTGCCCAGGAGATGATTCCGGATGGGCAGGTGTTCAAAATCCAGAATATTTTCGATGCAGGGCCGTGGGCCGAGGCGCAAATTCCTAAGGATTGGTCGGTGAAGGTGAATCGCTTTTGGATCGACTACACACCGGAAGGGCGCATCGATCAGTTTTATTCTGATCTGTC from Leptolyngbya sp. CCY15150 carries:
- a CDS encoding cytochrome c biogenesis protein gives rise to the protein MAETSSSNVFSRAIAALRRYVTQDMVPLLADLRLAIALLLAIAVFSISGTVIEQGESLSFYQANYPEAPALFGFLSWKVILTLGLDHVYRTWWFLALLILLGGSLTACTFTRQLPSLKAAQTWRYYDQPRQFEKLALSTEMSEGSLETLEPLLRQKRYLTFQEGQTLYARKGIAGRIGPIVVHASMLIILGGAIWGAMTGFFAQEMIPDGQVFKIQNIFDAGPWAEAQIPKDWSVKVNRFWIDYTPEGRIDQFYSDLSVLDDQGEEVKRKTIHVNEPMRYHGVTLYQADWAIAAVRVKLNNSPILELPMGQLKIPSGRIWGTWVPTKPDLSEGVSLVAKDLQGILLVYDMEGDLVATVRQGMSVEVNGITLAIADLVGSTGLQIKADPGIPFVYLGFGLLMIGVLMSYVSHSQVWALQVGDQLYVGGRTNRAQVVFEREILEILQQTSAPETSTTAEPVAS